TGCCGAAGAAAATCCGTATTATCCTTAAATACGAAAGCCATTATCGACGTGATTACTTATAAAATGGACGAgcaaaagatttttattcaattttctcATGCGAACGACACAATGTATGCTTGAACCCGTATAACCCGATAATTTGGTATGGATTTATTTCTCGAAGATAAAATCTTTTGAAAGTGCTTGTGTATGTTGAttcataaataggtatatgatgtagaaagtacatatacctatatagcttagaaaagctttttttaagtcttaaagtttattattactTGCCTGACCACAAATTGATACTCGTTCTTCAAAGTCTCTTGCTATGCTAtacttcatttttttattgtctgaattgttccactgctgggcaaaagcCTCCCCATTCTGCTATActtcatctatactaatttcTTATAGACGAAAACAAATGTTTGTGTGGacactaaaggctccgaaacttatgaaccgatttgaaaaattatttcacgttTGTAAAGGTTAGCTAGTTTCGTGACATGCTATAGTTTGTCCAGATACGAGCAGTAATTCCTACGAGACGTAGataaaaccacgggaaacaaTTAGTCACTTATAATTTTTCACTATCCAGAAATATAAAAAGTGGCATACGATATTACgcagtacaaataaaaagaagccACGTCTGTACATACCATCATCTTAATTAAACAGCCTTAATTACTTAACAAGGTTGATTTGTGGCTCAACCGTGTAAATTTCACGCTGGCTGGACCTCAATTTATGTGGTGCCGGGGGCCTTTTGGACCTCGAATTCAAATGTAATCTAGGCTAACCCTTGTTTTGTGTATTAAGTTTGTGTTTGAGGGTTATACGGGAGCGGGTTTGTTTAAAGTACCTATAGGTTCTAAAAGGGGTATTTGTACACCATTTCGGTAGATCTTAGAGCTAGGTAATTAACTAAAGATGAACAATCTtgatacttaataataattatgacgtttatttaaaaacttagttttaccatcatcagcctttttatcgtcccactgctgggctgcggcctcctctcacacggagaaggattgagcgttaatcaccacgtttgcgcaatgcgggttggtgatttcagactttatagtccaggtttcgtCGAGATGTTTTACTTCACCTTTCTATAaaccattggtgtccaagatattttTACTAAGAAAGGTCATACAAACCATTAATAAAATGGGGTAAAGGTTAGTATTACTTTATCAAAACTTTGATTAACAAAAGTAATGCGAAAAcatgatttataattttctatctGCAtgaccgacttcaaaaaaaggttatCATGTTGACCTATATGTAAAGTGATGATATTTgtagaaaatagttttgtatataatcgcgggcaacagctggttgaaatataatataaagccCGGTTTtactggttaccgataaagtatcagttagttatctaatagttaatgctatctacCAGATAAAAGCTGCTTATTTCTGCCATATTCAGTTATTGCTATTCGAAACCTGTGAAACCAAAAATTAcagtttatctgtcagataaattcctgataggctatcagagactttatcagtaacttATGAAACTGACTATAAACATAAAGTAGTTCCAGAGATAAACTTGACAATGTTCCAAATATAGATACTGCAATATTAGGATCTTTAAGTCAGTTCTGACCTTGAGACTGTCAAGGTTAATTGAGAGAAGGTCACGGTCAGTAGGACAATGTACGCGCGATGATGTCAGCTAATCAGCtgcactgaaaaatatttataatgtcgAGTCATCTTTgtttactatatatttttagaattgttACCATATGGTTTGTGGATCTCTGTGTGCAAGCTATTTTGAGAAACCGGCTTCCACCAGCGTTGTCACCCGCGTTCCGTAGGGATACTACTCCGCGCACCGGGAATAAAAAGCCTTGCTCGAAAAACACCTAATCTTCCtcttactgaaataattttcaaatctgtccagtagttcttgagattatcGATATAATAAGCCGTTAATTGAGAAAGACAGTAAGTAGACTTTTTTATCCGAATACACGAAGTAGGTAGATCCCACGGGACAAGAATAAGCAGAAACAAGTGTCTTAAAATCCTTGGGTTGATTAAAATAGTGTACAAGATACTATTTTGTAATGACTATATGttacaataatacattatatatgtatatgaggATAAACTACTTTGATATATTGCGAGTTTAACAGACGTGCAATCAATTTACTCTACTGATTGTCAACTATATGTAGGTAAGATATAGCAAACTGTCATCTGAATACAAtacctaatttaaaacaatataaaagaagACAATAAGagaataaaacatataatttaaatacagaCATTAAGTAGATAACGTGCATTAAGTAACATTAACAGTTTACAAAGATCTCCACAGTaacacacattatttattatgaggTTCATCACAATCACAGATAAATAGCTAACTTTACTTCTTAGTAAATTCCCAACTGTCTTTAGAAAtataagagcacactgcaaactttttgtcggccgatagttcgtttgggctcataaatcggtataaagatgaatggtagtacgcacattacaaacgTCAGGGTCAAGATcagttatttaaaattttgattggatccattattttctttttaaaaaatctgcTACCGGATCAACGGTCAGCTGACTGTTTAGCCTGCAATGTGTTAGTACTTTTAGTAAGTGACTCCCCAACCGGCGTGTCGTAAGTACATTTAAGTATCGTCATTTATGGCATTCTTTCACCGAAATGGCACTCACTCCTTTTTCTCCTTCCTCTCTTATTCAGGATCTGGAGCCCTAGGCTTCAGTCTATGTCTTCTCTCTCCAATCACGACGGGCACTTCCACAGAAGCATTAATATGAGGGCACGGCACCACACCTGTCACCTTCACCTTATATTCTCCTATCATCACAACCGTATTCTGTATAGAATACATCGTTCTTAGCGTCGGAATCAATCGAGTGAATTCCGTCATTCTAAATTCCTTCACACTTGGAGAACACTCAACTGTACCTGGAATCACTTCTTTCACGATTTTCGTCGCCTTACTATTCGATGCTGTGTACGTTAAACACTTGATTATTTCACTTCTGATTATCACTGGTATATTGGAATCATTATTCACTGTCACTCGCAGACAAATATTTTCTCCGGGTATCAGTATTGTTTTGTCTATCTCCGCTTTTACAGTCACTGTGTTTTGCGGTGAACATGTGAAGAAGTATTTTTTGAGGCCAAATATTAAGGGCTCTGGTGCCCATGGGCCGACGTACCCGTAAACTGGGACCTCAGCTTCGAATGTATCTCCTTTGTTAAAGAAATTGTTTTGTAGAAATTTTGCTATTACTCTGTACTGGATCTGGCAGATTATATCCTTAAAGGATGCTGGTATTGTATCAGGGAGTAAGAATTGGAACGGATATTCATAAGTTCCAGCTTCAACTTTTTGATCAGGTGCAGATGAAAATAGGTCCATAGTAACTGATACGTACACTTCTTTATTTCTGTAATGTCTGTTATGTTTTCCTTCTTTTCTTGACCAATGACATTTCCCTCTGCCCAGAAATGAGAGATCAATACTTTCGTACCTCGTAGGCTCGTCTATATCATATTTCAGAGTTCCTGTAACGACTTGACCGGCTCTGAAGAAACCTTCTTCATTTCTATTGATCAGTATCTGACACACCACACCCATGTTTGTTTACTACTGATGCTAACCTTGCAAACGAACTGTCTCGACCACTGCACAAAAAATACTACTGGATTCAACTCATAAATGACTCGTGAAACAACAAACGCATACAGATACTGTATACTGAGCATATAAGCCTGCAAAAGTAAATATGAACTTTAGCAATTTAACAACTAGGTTCATTTTAGCATGACTACTGCTTTGAATATATTGCGTTTTGGCTGGTTGCCATGTTTGTAATACGCGTCTGTGTGGGAGCGACAGCGTCTTACAGTCGCGCCAGTTGTCTATGTGTGAGTACGAGTATCtaactaagtatgtatttatagaCATTTTTGGTATTACCGAAATATTGGcataaggttgtctggaagagatcgctcttagcgataagaccgcccattatgtcacgcACTCTAACTAGGTTAagttcaaaaatgtaaaattggtgtacctaataaagtatatctatctattaagGCAAGAACGGTTACAATCATCATGATGATAATGAGACTCTGTTTATATACCTAAAAACCAAATAGCGTTTTAGGCATTTATAATGTATGCCTCTAATACATATACCGGCTATGTTAATGTTCAAGGTTACAACGATTGATTAAATGAGTGTGGAGCGATGTAGGTAACATGACAACggaattacaaaataaaacacaatttgaatagaaataaactgaattttaatatattttttcagaaaattatcAACACatgcaatataaatatttatcaagtcTTAAGAAGACTGATCAAAGCtacttaaaacttaatattagTACCCGCAATTTCGGAAGAGAAATAGAGACCTAGATAGCAAATCGAGACACAATATAATTACTTGTTACATTACACTagatgacatacatacatacgacACATAATTAAACTATCGTAGGTAGATACAAGTTCCTATGAGTCAAAACACTCTAGTTCAATGACTTCATGACAcgttaaaaataactatcatAATAAATGTACAGTGCCTGCTTTAAATGATCTATCACTTATACACAGTCCCTATTGAAATCTTCACTTTTCTAATTATTTCCTCTGATAGCTTCTGAATATGAAGGTGGCAGATCACGCTGGATAAGACTCTCGTGTTCTTCTTTTCTCCATCCAATCACTACTGGGACTCGTGCATATGCTTTACCATGAGGAAAAGGTGCTTTAACCGTCACTTTAACCTTAAATTCTCCGACCATTATCTTCGAATTTTGTATCGAATATAACGTATCAAGTATTGGTATAGTTCTTTCTAGTTCTAACACACTATTTGCCCTTATAGTAGGAGAAGTTTCTTTGGTCCCTGGTATGCTCCCTTTTTCAATGTGTTTAGAGGGAGATTCCCCTTTAGATATATAAGTGTTGAAATAAACGAGCTGACTTTTGATATAAATGTCGACATTTGAGTCATTCGTCACCGTCATCGTCAGATGAATGCTATCGCCTGGTTTTAAACATGTTCTGTCTATTTCTCCCTTTACTGTGATCTTATTGTTTGGATTGAAGGAAAGTAGTTTTTTCTCGACTTTAAAGGTTAATGGCTGTCGACTGCAGGGCTTCACATATCCATAAACAGGCACTGTAAGATCATTTTCACTTTTAGAGATAAAAGTTCCTTTTCGTGAAAATTTCACGAAAATTTTGTACTGTATGTCACAAGAGGCAGTCTTAACTGACGATGGTACATCATCTGGGAGCGAAAACTCAAATGGGTATTCATAATCTCCAGGCTCAAACATCTGGTCTTCAGCtggtttaaataaattcttgttgATGAAGACATACCGTTCCTCGTTGCTGAGCGTAATTGTTTCATATTCTCCATCTAAAAGTTCACTTGTAAAATAACACTGTCCACAGCCCacgaataaaatatcaatactgTCGTACCGAATTGTCTTATAGATAGCAAACTTCACTGTTCCTGTCACACGTTGCCCGGCTATCAAATGTCCTTCTCTTAGGCCGTTTATAATTATCTGACACTTGGGACTCATGGTTGTAAACAAGCGCGTAAGAGGAGCGCGAGAACACGACTAATGATCACTTCACTCTACCAACTAGCGGATTGATCCGATGAACTAGCGATTGATGATGATCATTGCCGGGATAAGTAGTGAAGTGGCTCGCGAATCGCGGCGCTTGCGAGCCGTCCTAGCGAGCTCCCCTCTCCCCCCCGTAGGCCCGCCGCTGGCAGaccacccgcgcgcgcctcctcAGCCGCCGCGCACCGAAAGTCGGCCCTCAGCGATGTCACGCATAATTTACGCAAATTTCGTTATAGAATGAGGATTTTTTTCTAGCTGataactagatggcgctgacctATGTACGTGAGTGCAAGGAAAGGAACGTCAAATCTTATCAACGTCATGTAATTTTCTGGTCATATAACTAAATGTTTTTGTCGTCAACaacgaaaaaaattaaaatatcgaacaaaaatggaataaaatgaGAAAACAAGTCATTCAGATTATTATCCGAATGTCCCTAGGGCTTTTGGAAACAATTTGTAGATCAATCTAAATTTCTTAGATCTCAGCTTAAAGGGCTCgatgcaatgtttttttttaacttcgtAATGGCCTTCGTCGTAGGTACAACGTCATCTGTCACTTTcttgggaatatttttttaatctcaaaACGAAAACATCTCATTTTACGAAAACTATTAATATACATTACACAAAGCGAAACAAAAACCTAATATATCTGTATTACGTTACCTTTATCGTAACAAGAttttaactatgtaaataacCACTATcgataaattgatatttttgcaaaatcaaCCAAACACGCGTGCATCTAAAGTCAAATTTTCTTTGTAAAGATCAATGCTGAATTATTGTTATCAAAGTTTGTGTCATGATTTCGCTTGTGTCTTAATTCGTTGTCTATTTAGTCTATGTTAGAGTGGGTAAAGACAACCTCGAAGC
This genomic window from Helicoverpa armigera isolate CAAS_96S chromosome 13, ASM3070526v1, whole genome shotgun sequence contains:
- the LOC110383427 gene encoding arrestin domain-containing protein 17, producing MGVVCQILINRNEEGFFRAGQVVTGTLKYDIDEPTRYESIDLSFLGRGKCHWSRKEGKHNRHYRNKEVYVSVTMDLFSSAPDQKVEAGTYEYPFQFLLPDTIPASFKDIICQIQYRVIAKFLQNNFFNKGDTFEAEVPVYGYVGPWAPEPLIFGLKKYFFTCSPQNTVTVKAEIDKTILIPGENICLRVTVNNDSNIPVIIRSEIIKCLTYTASNSKATKIVKEVIPGTVECSPSVKEFRMTEFTRLIPTLRTMYSIQNTVVMIGEYKVKVTGVVPCPHINASVEVPVVIGERRHRLKPRAPDPE
- the LOC135117712 gene encoding arrestin domain-containing protein 2-like, whose amino-acid sequence is MSPKCQIIINGLREGHLIAGQRVTGTVKFAIYKTIRYDSIDILFVGCGQCYFTSELLDGEYETITLSNEERYVFINKNLFKPAEDQMFEPGDYEYPFEFSLPDDVPSSVKTASCDIQYKIFVKFSRKGTFISKSENDLTVPVYGYVKPCSRQPLTFKVEKKLLSFNPNNKITVKGEIDRTCLKPGDSIHLTMTVTNDSNVDIYIKSQLVYFNTYISKGESPSKHIEKGSIPGTKETSPTIRANSVLELERTIPILDTLYSIQNSKIMVGEFKVKVTVKAPFPHGKAYARVPVVIGWRKEEHESLIQRDLPPSYSEAIRGNN